The Caproicibacterium lactatifermentans genome contains a region encoding:
- a CDS encoding DUF4250 domain-containing protein: MCLPKDAAMLLSVINTRLRDTYSSLDELCSSLSIDRKELEQKLSAIDYVYDADHNQFV, translated from the coding sequence ATGTGCCTGCCAAAAGATGCCGCCATGCTGCTCAGTGTTATCAACACGCGGCTGCGCGATACATATTCCAGTCTGGACGAACTGTGCAGCAGTCTGTCCATTGACCGAAAAGAATTGGAGCAAAAGCTCTCCGCAATTGATTATGTATATGACGCAGACCACAACCAATTTGTCTAA
- a CDS encoding glutamine synthetase III, producing MSTVPELFGSLVFNETVMKERLPKDTFRALMKTRKEGQPLVPDVANVVANAMKDWAVENGCTHFTHWFQPMTGITAEKHDSFIYPVDGEKVIMEFSGKELIKGEPDASSFPSGGLRATFEARGYTAWDPTSDAFIKDNTLCIPTAFCSYTGEALDKKTPLLRSMNAINKQALRILRLFGDTTTQRVNTNVGPEQEYFLIDRDMYCKRRDLVYTGRTLFGAKPPKGQEMEDHYFGVLKPRVKAFMDDLDNELWKLGILAKTEHNEVAPSQHELAPIYTDTNVAADHNQLTMEIMKKVAARHNLACLLHEKPFEGVNGSGKHNNWSLSTDGGSNLLDPGDSPRENAQFLLFLVSVIQAVDEHQDLLRLSVASAGNDHRLGANEAPPAIISIFLGDELTTVLDSIDQNKPYAQKDKEVLEIGVDELPPLPKDTTDRNRTSPFAFTGNKFEFRMLGSTVSIACPNMMLNTIVADVLEQYADRLEKAKDFNKELNHIIREAYHDHKHIVFNGDGYTDEWIAEAKKRGLLNLSSTAEALPYYTRPENVALFEHHSVLTKNEVYSRCEIQMENYTKQIHIEAETMVDMIYKDILPAANRYVSALSNTVNAKATACSDASSTFEKDTIQTLSKLSDSLYAETRALEKNVAGEGKGNIQEQASYSRDTLFMQMEKTRRIADQIEPLVAKEYWPYPTYGEMLFSVV from the coding sequence ATGAGTACGGTTCCAGAATTGTTCGGCAGCCTGGTCTTTAATGAAACGGTCATGAAAGAGCGCCTGCCGAAAGACACGTTTCGGGCGCTGATGAAGACCCGCAAGGAGGGCCAGCCCCTTGTTCCGGACGTGGCCAACGTAGTGGCAAACGCCATGAAGGACTGGGCAGTTGAAAACGGCTGCACCCACTTTACGCACTGGTTCCAGCCAATGACAGGCATCACTGCTGAAAAGCACGACAGTTTCATCTATCCGGTGGACGGCGAAAAGGTCATTATGGAGTTTTCTGGCAAAGAGCTTATCAAGGGCGAGCCGGATGCCAGCTCTTTTCCTTCCGGCGGTCTGCGCGCTACCTTTGAGGCACGCGGCTATACCGCATGGGACCCCACCAGCGATGCTTTTATTAAGGACAATACCCTGTGCATTCCCACTGCATTCTGTTCTTATACCGGCGAAGCATTGGACAAAAAAACACCACTGCTGCGTTCCATGAACGCTATCAACAAGCAGGCACTGCGCATCCTGCGCCTGTTCGGTGATACCACAACACAGCGTGTAAACACCAATGTAGGTCCGGAGCAGGAATATTTCCTGATTGACCGTGATATGTACTGCAAGCGCCGTGATTTGGTTTACACTGGCCGTACTTTGTTCGGCGCAAAGCCGCCGAAGGGGCAGGAGATGGAGGACCACTACTTTGGTGTTCTCAAGCCGCGTGTCAAGGCCTTTATGGATGACCTGGACAACGAATTGTGGAAGCTGGGTATTCTTGCGAAGACAGAGCATAACGAAGTAGCTCCTTCTCAGCACGAATTGGCACCTATTTACACCGATACCAATGTTGCTGCCGACCACAACCAGCTGACAATGGAAATCATGAAGAAAGTGGCCGCCCGCCACAACCTGGCCTGCCTGCTGCATGAAAAGCCCTTTGAGGGTGTCAACGGTTCCGGCAAACACAACAACTGGTCCCTTTCCACTGACGGCGGCAGCAACCTGCTGGACCCGGGCGATTCGCCGCGTGAAAATGCACAGTTCCTTTTGTTCCTTGTCTCTGTCATTCAGGCGGTAGATGAGCATCAGGACCTGCTCCGCCTGTCCGTTGCCAGCGCAGGCAATGACCACCGTTTGGGCGCCAACGAAGCGCCGCCGGCAATTATCTCCATTTTCTTGGGCGATGAGCTAACCACCGTTCTGGATTCTATCGATCAGAACAAGCCCTATGCACAGAAGGATAAAGAAGTACTGGAAATCGGTGTGGACGAACTGCCGCCGCTGCCGAAGGACACAACGGACCGCAACCGTACATCTCCGTTTGCCTTTACCGGCAATAAATTTGAATTCCGTATGCTCGGTTCTACCGTTTCCATTGCCTGCCCGAACATGATGCTGAACACCATTGTGGCCGACGTGCTGGAACAGTATGCTGACCGTCTGGAAAAGGCCAAGGACTTTAACAAAGAACTGAATCACATTATCCGTGAAGCATACCATGACCATAAGCATATTGTCTTTAACGGCGATGGCTATACCGATGAATGGATTGCCGAGGCGAAAAAGCGCGGCCTGCTGAACCTGTCCTCTACTGCGGAAGCACTGCCGTACTACACGCGTCCTGAAAATGTTGCTTTGTTTGAACACCACAGCGTGCTGACAAAGAATGAAGTGTATTCCCGCTGCGAGATTCAGATGGAGAACTACACAAAGCAGATACATATCGAGGCGGAAACCATGGTCGATATGATTTATAAGGACATTTTGCCGGCGGCTAACCGCTATGTCAGTGCACTGAGCAATACCGTCAACGCAAAGGCCACTGCCTGCAGCGATGCTTCTTCCACATTTGAGAAGGACACCATCCAGACACTTTCCAAACTGAGCGATTCCCTTTATGCGGAAACGCGTGCACTGGAAAAGAATGTGGCTGGCGAAGGCAAAGGGAATATTCAGGAGCAAGCCTCCTATTCCCGCGATACGCTGTTCATGCAGATGGAGAAAACACGCAGAATTGCAGACCAGATTGAGCCTTTGGTAGCGAAAGAGTACTGGCCGTATCCCACCTATGGCGAGATGCTGTTCAGTGTGGTATAA
- a CDS encoding HAD-IIB family hydrolase, with translation MNRLLCFDYDMTLLDHATGEVPDSTLRAIDLLRPQWKIVIATGRDMAQPESTYGLTTVHPDAVVEMNGARIRAEGKILYRYYLPQALLQTVILFGRQQKMCISCVKDGIYYTTDSSLLESFVHTCVRKEKIQVRPAEQVFGQPVSALTLVGSEPEARLLEQRFPQVRVPLFGKKRGADIIPRTLSKAEGVRRLLDYYDSDFSSVMFFGDSGNDLELIKAASIGVAMGNAIEPVKRSADYVTSAVGDNGIWNALRHFHLLPAAEKQDEKA, from the coding sequence GTGAACAGGCTGCTTTGCTTTGATTATGATATGACATTATTGGATCACGCGACCGGCGAGGTGCCGGACAGTACGCTGCGAGCGATTGACCTGCTGCGTCCACAGTGGAAAATTGTGATTGCGACAGGGCGCGACATGGCACAGCCCGAAAGCACCTACGGCCTTACGACGGTCCATCCGGACGCTGTTGTGGAGATGAACGGTGCCCGTATCCGTGCAGAAGGAAAGATTCTGTACCGCTATTATTTGCCGCAGGCACTGCTGCAGACGGTCATTCTGTTTGGCCGTCAGCAAAAAATGTGCATCAGCTGTGTAAAGGACGGCATCTATTATACAACAGATTCGTCACTGCTGGAAAGCTTTGTTCACACCTGTGTCCGGAAAGAAAAAATTCAGGTTCGTCCGGCGGAGCAGGTGTTTGGTCAGCCTGTCAGTGCACTGACACTGGTCGGCAGTGAACCGGAAGCTCGCCTGCTGGAACAGCGCTTCCCACAGGTGAGGGTGCCGCTCTTCGGAAAAAAGCGCGGTGCAGATATTATCCCGCGCACACTTTCCAAGGCGGAGGGCGTGCGGCGGCTGCTGGATTATTATGACTCGGACTTTAGCAGCGTTATGTTTTTTGGTGACAGCGGCAATGATTTGGAACTAATCAAAGCGGCCAGCATCGGTGTAGCCATGGGCAACGCAATAGAACCTGTCAAGCGATCGGCAGACTATGTGACAAGTGCGGTAGGGGACAACGGCATTTGGAACGCACTTCGGCATTTTCATCTTCTGCCGGCAGCCGAAAAACAGGATGAAAAAGCATGA
- the ftsH gene encoding ATP-dependent zinc metalloprotease FtsH, whose product MKEQKTPKKQIIIFYVVAILVIVLLNMVIFPTITQPKTISVDYATFLKMVDSNQVAKVNIDRSNQRITFTAKGKVPTITASSSSAVSSRTILAGGSTQTVQEQPADPGRENTYVTGLMPDEKLTERLLAKGTIQFTADIPQQASPLLAVFIEVVLPFGLIVLAGWLFLHMMQKRVGGAGSMSFGKSNAKIYVEAQTGKTFDDVAGEDEAKEALVEIVDFLHNPKKYADIGATLPKGALLVGPPGTGKTLLAQAVAGEAHVPFFSISGSEFVEMFVGMGAAKVRDLFKQAQEKAPCIVFIDEIDTIGKARDNSISTNDEREQTLNQLLTEMDGFDGRKGVVILAATNRPDSLDKALLRPGRFDRRIPVELPDLKGREAILKVHAREIKIGPDVNYNAIARATAGASGAELANIINEAALRAVKCGRKAVIQEDLEESVETVIAGYQRKGAVIPINEKKIIAYHETGHALVAAMQKGSAPVTKITIIPRTSGALGYTMQVDEGEKCLMSKKECLEKIATLCGGRASEELIFGDCTSGASNDIEQATKIARAMVTRFGMSDDFGMVAMETVQNQYLGGDASLSCSPETATKIDAEVQNIIKKQHAKALQILKDNTPKLHEISKYLLEKETITGDEFMRILRGEEKPELDNEDGGTPMLSGVSSEEVNKEDGEPNS is encoded by the coding sequence ATGAAAGAGCAAAAAACACCTAAGAAGCAAATAATTATTTTCTACGTTGTTGCCATTCTGGTGATTGTTTTGCTGAATATGGTGATATTCCCCACCATTACACAGCCGAAAACGATTTCAGTGGATTATGCGACGTTTCTGAAAATGGTTGACAGCAACCAGGTGGCAAAAGTGAATATTGACCGTTCTAACCAAAGAATCACTTTTACCGCCAAGGGAAAAGTCCCCACAATTACAGCTTCATCATCGTCGGCAGTATCTTCTCGTACGATATTGGCAGGCGGCAGTACACAGACCGTGCAGGAACAGCCAGCGGACCCCGGCCGTGAGAATACCTATGTAACCGGCCTGATGCCGGACGAAAAATTGACAGAGCGTTTGCTGGCGAAGGGTACCATTCAGTTTACAGCGGATATTCCTCAGCAAGCATCACCGCTGCTTGCCGTCTTTATTGAAGTCGTTCTGCCGTTTGGGCTGATTGTCCTTGCTGGCTGGCTGTTCCTGCATATGATGCAGAAACGGGTCGGCGGCGCTGGCTCCATGTCATTTGGCAAGAGCAACGCAAAAATTTATGTGGAAGCACAGACGGGGAAAACCTTTGATGATGTAGCCGGTGAGGATGAGGCGAAGGAAGCACTGGTCGAAATTGTAGACTTCCTGCACAATCCGAAAAAATATGCGGATATTGGCGCAACCCTGCCAAAGGGCGCTTTGCTGGTGGGCCCTCCCGGTACCGGTAAAACTTTGCTGGCACAGGCTGTCGCCGGTGAAGCGCATGTGCCATTCTTCTCTATTTCCGGTTCGGAATTTGTAGAGATGTTTGTTGGTATGGGCGCAGCAAAGGTGCGTGACCTGTTTAAACAGGCACAGGAAAAAGCACCTTGTATTGTCTTTATTGATGAAATCGATACCATTGGCAAGGCGCGTGACAACAGCATTTCCACCAACGATGAACGGGAACAGACACTGAACCAGCTGCTTACAGAAATGGACGGATTCGACGGACGCAAGGGTGTTGTTATTCTGGCGGCAACGAACCGGCCGGACAGCCTGGATAAGGCACTGCTGCGTCCAGGGCGGTTTGACCGCCGCATTCCGGTGGAGCTGCCAGACTTGAAGGGCCGTGAGGCCATTCTGAAAGTACACGCACGCGAAATTAAAATAGGGCCGGACGTAAATTATAATGCGATTGCCCGCGCAACCGCCGGCGCTTCCGGCGCTGAACTGGCCAATATTATTAACGAAGCGGCCCTGCGCGCCGTAAAATGTGGGCGCAAAGCGGTCATTCAGGAGGACCTGGAGGAAAGCGTTGAAACGGTCATTGCCGGTTATCAGCGCAAAGGCGCAGTCATTCCAATAAATGAAAAGAAAATCATTGCCTACCATGAAACGGGCCATGCGCTGGTTGCTGCCATGCAGAAAGGCAGCGCGCCGGTCACAAAAATTACAATTATCCCGCGTACCAGCGGTGCCCTCGGTTATACCATGCAGGTGGACGAAGGCGAAAAGTGCCTGATGAGCAAAAAGGAATGTCTGGAGAAAATTGCTACTCTGTGCGGCGGCCGTGCGTCCGAGGAACTGATTTTCGGCGACTGCACCAGCGGTGCCAGCAACGATATTGAACAAGCAACAAAAATTGCGCGCGCCATGGTTACACGTTTCGGCATGAGTGATGACTTCGGGATGGTAGCCATGGAAACCGTTCAGAATCAGTATTTGGGTGGAGACGCTTCGCTTTCCTGTTCTCCAGAAACGGCAACAAAAATTGATGCGGAAGTACAAAATATCATTAAAAAGCAGCATGCAAAAGCTTTGCAGATTTTAAAGGACAATACACCGAAACTGCATGAGATTTCTAAGTATCTGCTGGAAAAAGAAACGATTACCGGTGATGAATTCATGCGTATTCTGCGCGGAGAGGAAAAACCGGAATTGGACAATGAGGATGGGGGAACCCCTATGCTTTCAGGTGTGTCCTCGGAGGAGGTTAACAAAGAAGATGGAGAGCCGAATTCCTAA
- a CDS encoding C-GCAxxG-C-C family protein, whose translation MESRIPKALERHRTGYNCCQAVACTYCDLVGVSEDQMFRLAEAFGAGMGGMKETCGAVSGAMLLAGMKSSGGMRQRTKGGTYALSREIVNAFLKKNTTAICKDLKGTESGIPLRSCDGCIEDACTLVESVLFAKG comes from the coding sequence ATGGAGAGCCGAATTCCTAAGGCACTGGAACGTCACCGTACGGGATATAATTGCTGTCAGGCTGTTGCCTGTACTTACTGTGACCTGGTGGGTGTTTCAGAGGACCAGATGTTCCGTCTGGCTGAAGCATTTGGCGCCGGTATGGGCGGTATGAAAGAGACCTGCGGTGCAGTCAGCGGTGCTATGCTGCTTGCCGGCATGAAAAGCAGCGGCGGTATGCGTCAGCGCACAAAGGGCGGCACCTATGCACTTTCCCGGGAAATAGTGAATGCTTTTCTGAAGAAAAACACCACTGCCATTTGCAAAGACTTGAAAGGCACAGAGTCAGGTATTCCGCTGCGCAGTTGTGACGGCTGTATTGAGGACGCCTGCACATTGGTGGAATCCGTTTTGTTTGCGAAAGGTTAA